The nucleotide sequence CCCGCGGCCACCTCGGCGACGAGCGGCCCGCCGCCCGCATACTCCTCGAAGCGGGGACGGTAGCCTCGGGTGACCAGATGCCGGTCCACCGCCGCCCTCAACTCCCGCCGTTGCGCCCCGTCATCGTCGCACAGCGCGATTCTCAAGCCCATCCTCCTCGTGTTCTTCCCCGGTACAAATCACGTTTTCCTATTGTCCAGCCAAGAGGGCTTTGCTGTCCAGTGCCGCTTTCGCAGGCTTCGCGGCCGTTTACGCAACAGGGAAGCCGCGCGCTCACCCGCCAAGCGTCACCTCGCGCTTGAGCACGAAGCGCAGCACAAGGTAGTAGGCCGTGCCCGCGGCCATCCACACCACGCCGAGCACCTTTGCCGGCACGTCGAGCCCCCACCATGTGTAGCCGATGACCGCCAGGCCCGCCAGCGGTACCAGCAGGTGCGCCACCCAGCGCCCGTCGCGCTTCTTGACGAAGAAGTACCAGATGACGGTAACATGAAGCAAAAGAAACGCCGTGAGCGCGCCGAAGTTCACGAAGAGCGAGATGGTGTCGGTGCCCAGCTGCCCGAACGTCAGCACGAGCACGAGCGTGAGCGCGCCCACGAAGAGCGTGGCCACGTAGGGGGTGTGGTACTTCGGATGGATGCGCGCGAGCGCGTGCGGCAGCCCGCCGTCGCGCCCCATGGCGAACAGGATGCGCGACACGGCCGTCTGCGCCGCGAGCGCCGTGAAGATGCCCCAGGCCAGCGCCGTGGCCACGGCGCACACCACGTAGAGCCACCGTCCTCCCACCACCTGCGCCACCAGGTAGAAAGCATTTCCCTTGTCGTGCGCGAACACGGCGCCATCGGGGCTGATGCACCCGGCGATGTACGTCTGCAGCACGAACAGCGCTCCCACGATGGCCAGCGACGCCATCATGGCGCGGCCGGGGCCGCGGCGGCCGTCCTCGGCCTCCTCCGACAGCGTGGCGATGCCGTCGAAGCCCAAAAACGACAGCACGCCCAACGACACGGCGCTGAACACGAGCGGCAGGCTGAACGTGGCGGGGTTGTAGAGGGGCTGAAGCGTGAAACCGTGCGAGGCGGGGTCGGACAGGAGCCAGCGCACGCCCAGCACCACGAACACGGCCAGCACCAGCACCTCCAACACGAGCGCGATGCGGTTCACGATGTCGGTGAGCGCGATGCCGCGGATGTTCACGAACGTGTTCGCCACCACGAACACGATGGAGAAGGCCCACGGGGGCACCTCCGGCACGATGCCCGACAGCGCCGTGGAGGCCACCACGTACATGAGCACGGGGATGAGCAGATAGTCGAGAAGCAGCGTCCAACCCGACACGAACCCGATGCCCTTGCCCAGGCCGCGCGAGGTGTAGGCGTACACCGAGCCGGACACCGGCCACTCGCGGATGAGCATGCCGTACGACAGCGCCGTGAACACCATGGCCAGCGTGCCCACCACGTAGACGAGCGCCGGCATGCCGCCCGACTCGGAGAACACGCCGCCGTAGATGCCGAACGGCGCGATGGGAACCATGAAGATGAGCCCGTACACGATCATGTCGGGCACGCTGAGCACCCGCGCGAGCTTCGGCTTGCCCGAGCCCCCTTTCGAAGGGGTGCTGCTCGGCGCGGAAGGGGCGTTCGCCATGGGCCGGCTCCTTTCGGCAGGTCGGAAACGGCGCGCGCACCGCGCGCCCGCCGGCCCCATCGGCCGGCCGTCCGTCCCACTCTAGCGTTCCCCGCGTGCCCGCCCCGGCGCAACCGCACGCCGTCATCGACCCGTGGCGGGAGCGTTGACGGGGCTCGCGGCCAGCGAGCGCCCTAGGTGCGCGGCAGGAAGCCCGTGGCCACGGCCACGACGACGAATCCGATCGCGAGA is from Gordonibacter urolithinfaciens and encodes:
- a CDS encoding APC family permease; translation: MANAPSAPSSTPSKGGSGKPKLARVLSVPDMIVYGLIFMVPIAPFGIYGGVFSESGGMPALVYVVGTLAMVFTALSYGMLIREWPVSGSVYAYTSRGLGKGIGFVSGWTLLLDYLLIPVLMYVVASTALSGIVPEVPPWAFSIVFVVANTFVNIRGIALTDIVNRIALVLEVLVLAVFVVLGVRWLLSDPASHGFTLQPLYNPATFSLPLVFSAVSLGVLSFLGFDGIATLSEEAEDGRRGPGRAMMASLAIVGALFVLQTYIAGCISPDGAVFAHDKGNAFYLVAQVVGGRWLYVVCAVATALAWGIFTALAAQTAVSRILFAMGRDGGLPHALARIHPKYHTPYVATLFVGALTLVLVLTFGQLGTDTISLFVNFGALTAFLLLHVTVIWYFFVKKRDGRWVAHLLVPLAGLAVIGYTWWGLDVPAKVLGVVWMAAGTAYYLVLRFVLKREVTLGG